From Sphingomonas sp. PAMC26645:
GTCTTGGGTCGGCGTCGCAACGATTGACGCTACGGTCATGCCGTCCTTGTTAGCCGTGTCGGTCGTCATCGCAGTTCCTTGGTTCGTCGCGGCGCTCGAACACACCACGCCTATCTTCAGTCTAGCCGTTCAACTTCGGGTGCCAGTGTGGCACAATGATGGCGTGACCGATGATAGCCACAGCGAAAGCAACGCGTTTCCCCCGTCGCTGGATGCCGGCGACCGGGAAAACGGCGCGTTCGACGATAGCAGCGGCACGAAGCGAAGCAGCGGCAAGAGCTGGGGCAAAGGCGGCGGTAAGGGCGGCGGCAGCAAGGAGCGTTCGCGCGAGCGTCCTGCGCCAAAACCGCTCGATGCTGCGGCGCTTGAACAGATGGCGCTGCGCTATGTCGAGCGGTTCGCGACCACGCGGGGCCGCCTGACCGATTACCTGATGCGGAAAATCCGCGAGCGGGGCTGGGACGGGGGCACCGGCGCGGCGCTGGCCGAGCCTGGTGAACTGGCGCAGCGGATGGCCGATCTCGGTTATGTCGACGACCGTGCCTTTGCCGAACATCGCGCTGCTGCGATGCAGCGACGCGGCCTCGGCGCTCGCCGAGTCGCCGGCGCGTTCCGCGAGGCCGGTATCGATGAAGGCGATGCGGAGTCCGTAGCGCCCGCAATCGCCGACCGCGCCGTCGAATCAGCTCTCGCCTTCGCACGGCGCAAGCGAATCGGCCCCTACGGCACCGGGGACGGCGACCGGAAACTTCACGAGAAACAGCTCGCGGCGATGCTGCGGGCGGGGCACCGGTTCGATCTTGCACGCAAAATTGTTGCTGCACCGCCGTCCGACAGCCCCGAATCGATGGATTTCGACTGAGCATCGCAACGGATTCATTGCGACTGCGACGAACCGTGCTAGCAAGGCGTTCAGGGGTGTAACAATGCGTAACGACACGCAGCAGGTGCTGACATGCCGGTAGAGGTGGGGCCAGTGGAAGCGGAAACGACGACGCTCACGGGTGTCGGCGAGGGTGTCGGCGCGGCCGAAACGCGCGCGATCGGCGGCGTCATCAAATGGTTCGACGTCACGCGCGGGTTCGGCTTCGCGGTGGCGGACGACGAGACCGTCGGCGATATTCTCGTACACTTTTCCGTCCTGCAGGCGCACGGCCGCCGCAGCCTCCCCGAAGGCGCGCGCGTCGAGACGCTGTCGGTCCAGCGCGGCCGCGGGTTCCAGGCGCGCGAGATCCTCTCGATCGATCTGACCAACGCGGTCGAGGAGCAGGTCAGGGCGCCGGTTTCGCCCGATCGGATCGATCCGATCGCGATGATCGACGCGGCGGGACCGTTCGAGGCAGCGTCGGTGAAATGGTTCAACCGGTTGAAGGGCTATGGCTTTCTGGTACGGGGTGCCGATGGCAGCGACATCTTCGTCCACATGGAAACGCTGCGTCGCGCCGGGATCGAGACGGTCGAACCCGACCAGCCGCTCCGCGCGCGCGTGGTCGAAGGGCGTAAGGGGCCGCTTGCCGTCGCGGTCGAAGAGGATTTGGGATGACATTCGTTGCGAAGGCCGTGTTGGCCGGGGTGCTGGCGCTGGGCGTCGGCGCCGGGGGTGTCGCGTACATGAATAGCCGGGCGGACTCGGACGTGGCCGCGGTCGCTACGCTGCCGCTGACGATCAAGAGCGCGAACGGGACGCATGCGTTCAAGGTCGAGAGCGCGAAGACGGAGGCGGAACAGGCGCGGGGTCTGATGTTCCGCACCGACCTGAAGCCCGACGGCGGCATGCTGTTCTGGCCGTATCCCGCCAAGGGTGGCGAACCCGTGGCGGCGAACTTCTGGATGAAGAATACGCCGAGCTCACTGGATATCATCTACATCCGCGCGGACGGGACGATCGCGAGGATCGCCGAGAATGCGGTGCCGTTTTCGGAAGCGCCGATCCCGTCGGGCGAGCCGGTCGGCGCAGTGCTGGAACTGATGGGCGGCCGCGCTTCGGAACTGGGAATTGCCGAGGGTGATCTGGTGACGTGGGACAAGGGCGCGAAGTAGGCGCGCGAACCGTTCGACCAATGCCACCACCCCGGCGAAGGCCGGGGCCCAATTGGGAAGGTCGCTGTAATGTCGGACAACGCTTCGTTAGCGACGTTCCCCAATTGGGCCCCGGCCTCCGCCGGGGTGGGATATCTGACTAGGCGACGCCTCCAGCCACGTGTTTCCCCGCGAAGGCGGAGACCCAGTCTGGGCTCCCGCCTTCGCGGGAGAACAAGGAGGGCGGGGCGACGTCTTAACTGTGGACCTTTACGATCCTCCCCCGTGGCGACGCCTTCCCCCATCATCAAGGTTGAAGCCCGCCCCCACTCGCGGTAAGCGCCAACCATGGGCTTTCTCGCATCGACTTTCACGTGGTGGAACGGCGCCACCCTCGGCACCAAATTCGGCTTGCGTAGCATGGCGAAGAAGGGCGAGGACGCGCTCGGCAACGTCTATTACGAAGGCGGCAAGGACACCGCCGGCAACCCGCGCCGCTGGGTTATCTACCAGGGCGCGACCGACGCGAGCCGCGTGCCGCCGGCGTGGTTTAGCTGGCTGCATCACCAGGTCGACGACGTGCCCGATCGCGCATTGCCGCCGATCCGTGCGTGGCAGAAGCCCGCCGTGCCGAACATGACCGGTACCGCGCTCGCCTATCGCCCTGCCGGTGCGCTTGAAAAGGGTGGCCACCGTGCCGCCGCGACGGGCGATTACGAAGCCTGGACGCCCGAAGGGTGATCATGCGCTGGCTCGCCGCGGCCGTGTTGGTCGTGGCGTTGGCGGTCGGCGGCTGGTTCGGATACGGCGCGCTCACCACGCCCGCGACGAAGGTAGCCGCGGTCCAGCAGGACCTGCCGGGCGCTGACGAGCAGGGCAATTCCTCGATAGAGACGATCGACACCGGTGCCGCGGCGATCGCCAATGGCGGCACGCCGATGGCGCAGCGCGTCGCGGTGCTCGGGCTGCTCAACAAGCGTAACGGCGAAACCCGCGAAGTAACGCTCAAGCCCGGTCAGGCGACGCGGATGGGCGACGTCGTGCTGCGGCTGCGCGCGTGCGAGCAGACCGCGCCTTGGGAGCAGGAGCAACTGACCGGCGCGTTCGTCCAGGTGCTGGTGCGCGGCGTAGACACGCATTGGCGGCGGACGTTCTCGGGCTGGCTGTACAAGGAGCGCCCCGCGCTGAACGCGGTCCAGCATCCGGTCTACGACGTCTGGACCAAGAGCTGCGCGATGACCTTCCCGGAGACTGGCCCCGATACCGCGCCGCCCGCCGAAGCCTTGCCGGCCAAGCGATCGAGCGCGCGGAAATCGCCGGCTGCCGACGATACTCCGCCGCCGGAGGATGGCTTGAGCGCTCCCTCGAGTGCCGCGCCCAGCAACGCGACATAGTCCTTGCGGTCGATCTCGATCGCGCCGAGCGAGGCGAGATGCGAGGTCTGGAACTGGCAGTCGAGCAGCGTGAACCCGCCCGTTCTCAGCCGCGCGACGAGGTGCGCGAGCGCGACCTTCGAGGCGTCGGTGGCACGACTGACCATGCTTTCGCCGAAGAACGCGCGCCCGAGTGACAGGCCGTAGAGCCCCCCAACCAGCTTGCCGCCGTCCCAGCATTCGACCGAGTGCGCGAACCCCATCGCGTGGAGCGTCTGGAAGACTCGTTCGATGCCGTCGTTGATCCACGTCTCGGGGCGGCCCTCTACGCTTTCGGCGCACAGTTGGACGACACGCTCGAACGCCGTGTCTACCGTGACCTGAAACCGGTCCGCGGCGATCGTCTTCCTCAGCGAGCGCGAGAGCTGGAACCCGTCGAGTGGCAGGACAGCGCGGCGGCGCGGCTCTACCCAGTACACGCTGGCGGCGTCGCGGCTGTCCGCCATTGGGAACACGCCGACCGAATAGGCGCCGAGCACGAGTTGAGGGTCTAAAACGTCGCTCATGCGGTGAGCCGGTGTTCGATCCGGCGCCAGAGGTCCGCAAACGCCTGCGCCGCGGCGGACTTCGGTGCGAACACGCCGACCGGCGAGCGCTTGGCCGCCATCGACTCGATGTTGCTCGCCATCGGGATCACCGGCCAGTCGGGGTGGCGGGCCAGCGCCTCGGCATGCAGTGCCCGTCGCTTGTCGACCATCACGTGGACCGGGAGCAGCGGCGTGCGGCCGCCCAGATGCTGGACCACCGCGTCGTAGGCGCGGGTCGACAGCGGCGAGGGGATGACGGGAATTACGATAAGATCGGCCGCGCGCATTACCTGGTCCGCGGTCTCGGTCAGTCCCGGCGGACAATCGAGGATCACGCGGTCATAGGCGGCAAGTTCGGACAGGAGCTTGGCGAGCCGCTTTTTCTTGTCCATCTCGTGGAACAGCTGGTCGAGCCCGCGCAGCGACGCGTCGGCGGCGATCAGGTCGAGATGCGGGTAGGCGGTCGGCCGCGCCTGCTTGGCGACCGCGACATCCTTCGAGAACATCGCCTGCGCCTGATCGACTTTACCCCCGGCTCCATGGGGTCCGCCGAGCACCCACGTGGACGCCGCCTGCGGATCCAGATCCCAGAGCAGCGTGCGGCGCGCCGACAATGTCGCGGCGCACCACGCCAGGTTCACCGAAAGCGTCGTCTTCCCGACGCCACCCTTGAGGCTGTAGATCGCAACGGTTGCCATCAGACTAGCGTGCCGGTCCGCGGCGGTGAGGGCAAGAGTGTGCGGCGCAAAGAAGAACGGCCGGCGGATGATCCGCCGGCCGTTTCGCCATTCCTAAACGTAGAAACTTACGCGTGGCAGGTCTGCGCCGACTTGCCGGGCGCGGTCAGCGTGACGCTCGATTCGTCGCCGGTCATCGACCAGCCGCCCTCGGCGGTCTTCGGCGAACCAGCAACGTCCGACTTCAGCGTCGTCGCGGGGCCGTCCTTCTTGGTCTTGACGACCGCCTGCTTGTCGCCCTGGAAGAACGTCACGTAGAGCAGGCTGTTGTCCTTGCAGCGCAGCGTCTTCTCGGACTTGATCGCAGGCGGCAGCTCGACCGGCGCGGCGTTGGCGAGCGTGTTCGCCATCGGATCGGGATTGCTGTCCAGCACCTCTGGCGAGGCGGGCTTGGAGTTGCAGGCTGCCAGCACGAGCAGCGCGGCGACGGCGGTCATGGGGAGGATTTTCATAGCGGGACCTCGCTTCGCGCATGCAGCATGGAGCGTCAAGGGCTATGGTTTGCGGTACCATCGCATAGCGGCGAATAGGGCAGTATGTATGACGGGTAAGATGTCCGCGCTCACTCGTGCAGCGGACGGTCCTGCTTGGCTACGTCATCCTGCGACTGAAGTCGTTCTTCGACCATCGCCAGCGGAGTCGCGATATGCGCGGCGATCAAAGTGTCGCCGAGCCCTTCCATCAGGTCTGACGCTTCCGACAATAAGGCCAGGGCCTGCCGATACTGTTCCATCATCCCGCTCCCGCCAGTTTCGAACTTACTAACATAGATCATATATTGGTTGTAATGAACACGACATGAAAAGCATGTCATCCGCTTTGAACGCTCGGCGTTGGCGGCGTTTAATCGTGCAAACTTTCGCTCGCTTGCTCTGGGCGGGGCACCACGCCACATAGCGCGCATGCATACGACACCCGACACGCTCGCCCTGATTGGCAACACGCCGCTTGTTCGTCTGAGAGGTCCCAGCGAGGCCACCGGCTGCGATATCTTCGGCAAGTGCGAATACACGAACCCCGGCGCGTCGGTGAAGGATCGAGCCGCTTTGTTCATCGTCGAGGATGCGGAGCAGCGCGGACTGCTCCAGCCCGGCGGCACGATCGTCGAGGGCACGGCAGGCAATACCGGGATCGGCCTCGCTCTGGTCGCCAATGCCAAGGGCTACAAGACGATCATCGTCATGCCCGAGACGCAGAGTCGCGAAAAGATGGACACGTTGCGGGCTCTAGGTGCCGAACTGGTATTAGTCCCCGCCGCAGCATTCTCGTCGCCGTGCCATTTCGTCCATACCTCGCGCCGCATCGCCGACGAGACGCCGGGCGCGATCTGGGCAAACCAGTTCGACAACACCGCCAATCGCCGCGCGCATATTGTCGGGACCGCAGAGGAGATCTGGGCACAGATGGACGGGCGGATCGACGGTTTCACCTGCGCTGCGGGCACCGGTGGGACGATCGCCGGGGTTGGGCTCGGGCTCAAGGCGAAGGACGAAAGCGTCTGCATCGCGCTCAGCGATCCGCATGGCGCGGCGCTGTATAATTATTACGCACACGGCGAACTGAAAGCGGAGGGCTCTTCGGCCGCCGAGGGGATCGGGCAGGGGCGCATCACCGCCAATCTGGAGGGCGCGCCGATCGATACGCAGTTTCGGATTTCGGATCAGGAGGGCTATGCGTGGGTCCGACGGTTACTCGACGAGGAAGGGCTCTGCCTCGGATTGTCGTCCGGGATCAACGTCGCCGGTGCAGTGGCGCTGGCGAAGCATCTGGGACCTGGCAAGCGGATCGCGACGATCCTGTGCGACACCGGATTCCGCTATCTCTCGACGCTGTACGATCCCGAATGGCGTCAGGCGAAGGGTCTGGTCTGAGCGGCATGGTTCCCGAGAATCGACAGAAGCGCGGTAGTCGGGTATCGAGGTAGGGCAAGATGAAGTTACGCCAGGAACCTTCCCAGACCATGCAGCGCATCAAGGTCGGCATGATCGGCCTCGCCGCGGTCGTGCTGCTGATCGGCCTCGCCAGCGCGATCATCGGTTCGACGAATCGCGAGCGACCGGTCGCGACCGCGGGTGCTGCGCAGGCGGACGTAGTGGCGAACATGGGCGTCTCGA
This genomic window contains:
- a CDS encoding RecX family transcriptional regulator, which gives rise to MSVVIAVPWFVAALEHTTPIFSLAVQLRVPVWHNDGVTDDSHSESNAFPPSLDAGDRENGAFDDSSGTKRSSGKSWGKGGGKGGGSKERSRERPAPKPLDAAALEQMALRYVERFATTRGRLTDYLMRKIRERGWDGGTGAALAEPGELAQRMADLGYVDDRAFAEHRAAAMQRRGLGARRVAGAFREAGIDEGDAESVAPAIADRAVESALAFARRKRIGPYGTGDGDRKLHEKQLAAMLRAGHRFDLARKIVAAPPSDSPESMDFD
- a CDS encoding cold shock domain-containing protein, with translation MPVEVGPVEAETTTLTGVGEGVGAAETRAIGGVIKWFDVTRGFGFAVADDETVGDILVHFSVLQAHGRRSLPEGARVETLSVQRGRGFQAREILSIDLTNAVEEQVRAPVSPDRIDPIAMIDAAGPFEAASVKWFNRLKGYGFLVRGADGSDIFVHMETLRRAGIETVEPDQPLRARVVEGRKGPLAVAVEEDLG
- a CDS encoding DUF192 domain-containing protein; protein product: MNSRADSDVAAVATLPLTIKSANGTHAFKVESAKTEAEQARGLMFRTDLKPDGGMLFWPYPAKGGEPVAANFWMKNTPSSLDIIYIRADGTIARIAENAVPFSEAPIPSGEPVGAVLELMGGRASELGIAEGDLVTWDKGAK
- a CDS encoding NADH:ubiquinone oxidoreductase subunit NDUFA12, which encodes MGFLASTFTWWNGATLGTKFGLRSMAKKGEDALGNVYYEGGKDTAGNPRRWVIYQGATDASRVPPAWFSWLHHQVDDVPDRALPPIRAWQKPAVPNMTGTALAYRPAGALEKGGHRAAATGDYEAWTPEG
- the aat gene encoding leucyl/phenylalanyl-tRNA--protein transferase; translated protein: MSDVLDPQLVLGAYSVGVFPMADSRDAASVYWVEPRRRAVLPLDGFQLSRSLRKTIAADRFQVTVDTAFERVVQLCAESVEGRPETWINDGIERVFQTLHAMGFAHSVECWDGGKLVGGLYGLSLGRAFFGESMVSRATDASKVALAHLVARLRTGGFTLLDCQFQTSHLASLGAIEIDRKDYVALLGAALEGALKPSSGGGVSSAAGDFRALDRLAGKASAGGAVSGPVSGKVIAQLLVQTS
- a CDS encoding ParA family protein, with translation MATVAIYSLKGGVGKTTLSVNLAWCAATLSARRTLLWDLDPQAASTWVLGGPHGAGGKVDQAQAMFSKDVAVAKQARPTAYPHLDLIAADASLRGLDQLFHEMDKKKRLAKLLSELAAYDRVILDCPPGLTETADQVMRAADLIVIPVIPSPLSTRAYDAVVQHLGGRTPLLPVHVMVDKRRALHAEALARHPDWPVIPMASNIESMAAKRSPVGVFAPKSAAAQAFADLWRRIEHRLTA
- a CDS encoding cysteine synthase A — protein: MHTTPDTLALIGNTPLVRLRGPSEATGCDIFGKCEYTNPGASVKDRAALFIVEDAEQRGLLQPGGTIVEGTAGNTGIGLALVANAKGYKTIIVMPETQSREKMDTLRALGAELVLVPAAAFSSPCHFVHTSRRIADETPGAIWANQFDNTANRRAHIVGTAEEIWAQMDGRIDGFTCAAGTGGTIAGVGLGLKAKDESVCIALSDPHGAALYNYYAHGELKAEGSSAAEGIGQGRITANLEGAPIDTQFRISDQEGYAWVRRLLDEEGLCLGLSSGINVAGAVALAKHLGPGKRIATILCDTGFRYLSTLYDPEWRQAKGLV